The nucleotide sequence GCCCCTGTCCGGCGCGCTGGTGATCCACCGTGTAGGGCCCCTGCAGCCGCAGGAACAGATCGTGCTGGTGGCCGTCTCCTCGGCCCACCGGGGCGAGGCCTTCGCCGCATGCGAGTTCATCATCGATTACCTGAAGACGGAAGCGCCGTTCTGGAAGAAGGAAGACACGCCCGAAGGGGCGCGCTGGGTCGATGCGCGTGACAGTGACGAGACGGCGCTGGACAAATGGACGGCAAAAGCAAGCGCCATTTGAGGCGTATCCGCCGCGCACGTTAGCATTTGCAAGAATGCATCAGTTTTCTGCTTTGTGTATGCTTGAAAAGCACTGCCTCACCCCAATTTGGTTAACAACTAATTAACCGGGAGCGCTTTTCATGCGACAAGACAAACTCACTACCAAATTACAGGAAGCCCTGGCCGATGCGCAAAGCTTGGCCGTGGGCAACGACAACCCCTATATCGAACCAGTCCATCTGCTGACTGCCCTGTTGAACCAGGACGACGGCGGTGCCCGCTCGCTCTTGCAGCGAGCCGGCGTCAACGTGGGCGGCTTGTCCAAGGCCCTGGGCGCCTCGATCGAACGCCTGCCGAAAGTCTCTGGCACGGGAGGCGACGTGCAGGTCAGCCGCGAATTCGTGGCCCTGTTGAACCTGGCCGACAAGGAATCGCAAAAGGCGGGCGACCAGTTTGTGTCCAGCGAAATGGTCTTGCTGGCCATGACGGACGACAAGTCCGACTGCGGCAAGCTGGCGCGCGAAAACGGCCTGACCCGCAAGGCCTTGGCATCGGCCATCGAGGCCGTGCGCGGCGGCAATAAGGTGGACTCGCAAGAGGCAGAAGGCCAGCGCGAAGCCTTGAAAAAATACACCCTGGACCTGACGGAGCGGGCGCGCAAAGGCAAGCTCGACCCTGTAATCGGCCGTGACGATGAAATCCGCCGCACCATCCAGATCCTGCAGCGCCGCAGCAAGAACAATCCCGTGCTGATCGGCGAACCGGGCGTGGGCAAGACGGCCATCGTCGAAGGCCTGGCGCAGCGTATCGTCAATGGCGAAGTGCCGGA is from Janthinobacterium sp. 61 and encodes:
- the moaE gene encoding molybdopterin synthase catalytic subunit MoaE; this encodes MSTSVRVQQADFDLSQEIAQLRAGNPKVGAVVGFVGTVRDMNEGLDVAAMELEHYPGMTEKSIEAIVEQARGRWPLSGALVIHRVGPLQPQEQIVLVAVSSAHRGEAFAACEFIIDYLKTEAPFWKKEDTPEGARWVDARDSDETALDKWTAKASAI